The Streptomyces sp. NBC_01197 genome window below encodes:
- a CDS encoding NucA/NucB deoxyribonuclease domain-containing protein, whose translation MPRRQRWDDLWQTPKIVKLSMSGECDGAELECSGLSGTPTLPFNVWDHDPTWYHFDIADSSDSYGSARGRDKIAYHRWFLQFTSQGEGYSTLVPGRGAATRMRCDSATYISAGQQNSCLFPDSLPVLNYYATPGSPTEMVAKHIADAQYHPETTYPLTAPPGTPNPPAKRIPGAVLNAPLHRIKSTDAGWKDNQRHKDMACTDTGDYKGLGLPPDKRPDKSKQEQCDEYPFRATLEGAANPEWDFSVRAVPRSDNASAGSRLKLYYLHERILSWDPTLPDPANSNDWYWVNINY comes from the coding sequence GTGCCTCGACGGCAGCGGTGGGACGACCTCTGGCAGACCCCGAAGATCGTGAAGCTCTCCATGTCCGGGGAGTGCGACGGGGCGGAGCTTGAGTGCAGCGGCCTTTCTGGAACACCGACGCTCCCCTTCAACGTCTGGGACCACGACCCCACCTGGTACCACTTCGACATCGCGGACTCGTCCGACAGCTACGGTTCGGCGCGGGGGCGCGACAAGATCGCGTACCACCGCTGGTTCCTTCAGTTCACCTCGCAGGGCGAGGGGTACAGCACGCTGGTGCCCGGCCGCGGGGCGGCCACCCGGATGCGCTGCGACTCGGCGACGTACATCTCGGCGGGTCAGCAGAATTCCTGCCTCTTCCCCGACTCACTGCCGGTGCTGAACTACTACGCGACGCCCGGTTCCCCGACCGAGATGGTCGCCAAACACATCGCGGACGCCCAGTACCACCCCGAAACCACCTACCCGCTCACGGCTCCGCCCGGCACGCCGAACCCACCCGCCAAGCGGATCCCCGGCGCCGTGCTGAACGCGCCGCTGCACCGCATCAAGAGCACCGACGCCGGCTGGAAGGACAACCAGCGCCACAAGGACATGGCCTGCACCGACACGGGTGACTACAAGGGCCTGGGGCTGCCGCCGGACAAGCGGCCGGACAAGAGCAAGCAGGAGCAGTGCGACGAGTATCCCTTCCGGGCCACACTCGAAGGCGCGGCGAACCCTGAGTGGGACTTCTCCGTACGAGCCGTGCCACGCTCCGACAACGCGAGCGCGGGAAGCCGCCTGAAGCTCTACTACCTCCACGAACGGATCCTGTCCTGGGACCCGACGCTGCCCGACCCCGCCAACTCCAACGACTGGTACTGGGTCAACATCAACTACTAG
- a CDS encoding DUF6461 domain-containing protein, whose translation MVDLDDRYGEGWCVTLARRPVTETLALMGVEPGRQGDVDALDGEGTEAGPPARLTARALPGGWSLVVETSGMTGWVGTRSEVLEALSADGGATCSLTANLGQDEVLYAEDGRMLIWFEPVTASLAGEGADRFRGPLERAGFMPDADGRLDAALEPLPGSQLLMIAVEVVAGLRLTAEAFDGPWRGGVSEL comes from the coding sequence ATGGTGGATCTCGACGATCGGTACGGCGAGGGCTGGTGCGTCACCCTGGCCCGGCGCCCGGTGACGGAAACCCTCGCGCTCATGGGGGTGGAGCCCGGCCGTCAGGGCGATGTGGACGCCCTCGACGGCGAGGGCACGGAAGCCGGCCCGCCCGCGCGGCTGACCGCCCGCGCGCTGCCCGGCGGGTGGTCGCTGGTGGTGGAGACCTCCGGCATGACGGGCTGGGTCGGCACCCGCAGCGAGGTGCTGGAGGCGCTGTCGGCCGACGGCGGCGCGACCTGCTCACTCACGGCCAACCTGGGGCAGGACGAGGTCCTGTACGCGGAGGACGGCCGGATGCTCATCTGGTTCGAACCGGTCACCGCGAGTCTGGCCGGCGAGGGCGCGGACCGTTTCCGGGGCCCCCTGGAACGGGCCGGGTTCATGCCGGACGCCGACGGGCGTCTCGACGCCGCCCTGGAACCCCTCCCAGGATCGCAGCTCCTGATGATCGCGGTGGAGGTCGTCGCAGGTCTCCGGCTCACGGCCGAGGCGTTCGACGGGCCATGGCGGGGCGGGGTATCAGAGCTCTGA
- a CDS encoding MFS transporter has translation MTGRIPIAAESSPPAGPGEPYKWIALSNTTLGVLMVMINQSIVLIALPDIFRGIHLDPLDSANTSYLLWMLMGFMVVTAVLVVTFGRLGDMFGRVRMYNLGFAAFTLCSIMLSVTWMDGSAGALWLIGWRIAQGVGGALLFANSTAILTDAFPANQRGTALGINSIAAIAGSFLGLILGGVLAPVNWKMIFLVSVPFGVFGTIWAYVKLHDTGVRAKARMDWWGNVTFAVGLISVLVGITYGIQPYGGSTMGWLNPWVQAALTGGVAVLAVFVWIETRVAEPLFRLSLFHLRAFTAGNIASLLTALGRGGLQFMLIIWLQGIWLPLHGYSFERTPLWAGIYMIPLTVGFLLSAPLSGWLSDRLGSRPFTVGGALLTAVSFLALMTLPTDFNYWIFALLLMVNGVGSGLFASPNRAEIMNAVPAESRGAGSGMTATFQNSAMVLSIGIFFSLMIAGLSHTLPGAMHDGLVAQGVPNAEATQVSQLPPIAVLFAAFLGYNPLQQLLGDHLTRLPDGGKHLTSKEFFPHLISGPFHQGLVIAFWFAVAACLVAALSSLLTGRVGRKHRVLSPESLGSELAGVSGGAGPGLSEPVVPDGEGVHPADPGRGAASAGRGGTPRT, from the coding sequence ATGACCGGTCGAATACCCATAGCCGCAGAGTCGTCGCCCCCGGCCGGACCGGGGGAGCCCTACAAGTGGATCGCGCTGTCGAACACCACGCTCGGCGTGCTGATGGTGATGATCAACCAGTCGATCGTGCTGATCGCGCTTCCGGACATCTTCCGCGGCATTCACCTTGACCCGCTGGACTCCGCGAACACCAGCTATCTGCTCTGGATGCTGATGGGATTCATGGTGGTCACCGCGGTGCTGGTGGTCACCTTCGGCAGGCTCGGCGACATGTTCGGCCGGGTCCGTATGTACAACCTCGGCTTCGCCGCCTTCACGCTCTGCTCGATCATGCTCTCGGTCACCTGGATGGACGGCAGCGCGGGCGCGCTCTGGCTCATCGGCTGGCGTATCGCGCAGGGGGTCGGCGGTGCGCTGCTCTTCGCCAACTCCACAGCGATCCTGACCGACGCCTTCCCGGCCAACCAGCGCGGTACGGCGCTGGGTATCAACTCCATCGCCGCGATCGCCGGTTCGTTCCTCGGGCTGATCCTGGGCGGTGTACTGGCCCCGGTGAACTGGAAGATGATCTTCCTGGTGTCGGTGCCGTTCGGCGTCTTCGGCACCATCTGGGCCTATGTGAAGTTGCACGACACCGGGGTGCGGGCCAAGGCGCGCATGGACTGGTGGGGCAATGTCACGTTCGCCGTCGGCCTGATCTCGGTGCTGGTCGGCATCACGTACGGCATCCAGCCCTACGGCGGCAGCACCATGGGCTGGCTCAACCCGTGGGTGCAGGCCGCGCTGACCGGCGGGGTGGCCGTGCTGGCGGTGTTCGTCTGGATCGAGACACGGGTGGCCGAGCCGCTCTTCCGGCTCTCGCTTTTCCACCTGCGGGCCTTCACCGCGGGCAACATCGCCAGCCTGCTGACCGCGCTGGGGCGCGGCGGCCTCCAGTTCATGCTGATCATCTGGCTCCAGGGGATCTGGCTGCCCCTGCACGGCTACAGCTTCGAGAGGACCCCGCTCTGGGCGGGCATCTACATGATCCCGCTGACCGTCGGCTTCCTCCTGTCGGCCCCGCTCTCCGGCTGGCTATCGGACCGGCTCGGATCACGGCCGTTCACGGTCGGCGGCGCGCTGCTCACCGCGGTGAGCTTCCTGGCGCTGATGACGCTGCCGACCGACTTCAACTACTGGATCTTCGCGCTGCTGCTGATGGTCAACGGCGTCGGCTCCGGCCTCTTCGCCTCACCGAACCGGGCCGAGATCATGAACGCCGTCCCCGCGGAGTCGCGCGGCGCCGGGTCCGGGATGACCGCGACGTTCCAGAACTCCGCGATGGTCCTGTCGATCGGCATCTTCTTCAGCCTGATGATCGCGGGACTCTCGCACACCCTGCCTGGCGCGATGCACGACGGTCTGGTGGCGCAGGGCGTCCCCAACGCCGAGGCCACCCAGGTGTCCCAACTCCCGCCGATCGCGGTCCTGTTCGCGGCCTTCCTCGGCTACAACCCACTCCAGCAGCTCCTCGGGGACCATCTGACCAGGCTGCCGGACGGCGGCAAGCACCTCACCAGCAAGGAGTTCTTCCCGCATCTGATCTCCGGCCCCTTCCACCAGGGCCTGGTCATCGCCTTCTGGTTCGCGGTGGCGGCCTGCCTGGTGGCGGCGCTCTCCTCGCTGCTGACGGGCAGGGTGGGCCGCAAGCACCGGGTGCTGTCGCCGGAGTCGCTGGGCTCCGAGCTGGCCGGTGTCTCCGGAGGCGCCGGTCCGGGCCTCAGCGAGCCGGTCGTTCCGGACGGGGAGGGCGTCCACCCGGCCGACCCGGGTCGTGGGGCGGCCTCGGCGGGACGCGGCGGTACGCCGCGCACTTAG
- the ku gene encoding non-homologous end joining protein Ku produces the protein MRSIWNGAISFGLVSIPIKLVNATENHSVSFRQIHTADGGRIRYRKVCELDGEELAADEIGKAYEADDGSMIPITDEDLAALPLPTAKTIDIVAFVPLDSIDPLQMGAAYYLVAGGPTAAKPYTLLREALKRSRRVAIAKFALRGRERLGMLRVVGDAIAMHGLLWPDEIRSYEGVAPETSVTVRDAELDLADTLMDTLGEVEMDSLHDDYREAVEELIAAKTSGEEPPAQPAAGAGAGKVIDLMSALEKSVRAAKSSRGDEGGEGAQAAGGEDAEVRELRPDGKRKADAKSGSGGARATTATAKSAPKKATSGRTAPKKDAAKKTTAKKTTAKKTAAKGSSAGRTSARSGTAKRTAAGSETSGTRGKKRASA, from the coding sequence GTGCGATCCATATGGAACGGGGCCATCTCCTTCGGCCTGGTCAGCATCCCGATCAAGCTGGTGAACGCCACCGAGAACCACTCGGTCTCCTTCCGGCAGATCCACACCGCGGACGGCGGCCGCATCCGCTACCGGAAGGTCTGCGAGCTGGACGGCGAGGAGCTGGCAGCCGACGAGATCGGCAAGGCGTACGAGGCCGACGACGGCTCCATGATCCCGATCACCGATGAGGACCTGGCCGCGCTGCCGCTGCCGACCGCGAAGACGATCGACATCGTGGCGTTCGTACCGCTGGACTCGATCGATCCGTTGCAGATGGGGGCGGCCTACTACCTCGTCGCCGGCGGGCCCACGGCCGCGAAGCCGTACACCCTGCTGCGCGAGGCGCTCAAGCGCAGCCGCCGGGTCGCCATCGCCAAGTTCGCGCTCCGCGGGCGGGAGCGGCTGGGGATGCTGCGGGTCGTCGGCGACGCCATCGCGATGCACGGCCTGCTCTGGCCGGACGAGATCAGGTCGTACGAAGGGGTCGCCCCGGAAACCTCCGTCACGGTGCGCGACGCCGAACTCGACCTGGCCGACACCCTGATGGACACCCTGGGCGAGGTCGAGATGGACTCGCTGCACGACGACTACCGGGAGGCGGTCGAGGAGCTGATCGCGGCGAAGACGTCCGGCGAGGAGCCACCCGCCCAGCCCGCGGCGGGGGCCGGTGCGGGCAAGGTCATCGACCTGATGTCGGCGCTGGAGAAGAGCGTGCGGGCGGCCAAGTCCTCGCGCGGCGATGAGGGCGGAGAGGGAGCGCAAGCAGCGGGCGGGGAGGACGCCGAGGTCCGGGAGCTGCGGCCGGATGGGAAGCGGAAGGCCGACGCGAAGAGCGGGAGCGGGGGAGCGCGCGCCACGACGGCCACCGCCAAGTCCGCTCCGAAGAAGGCCACTTCGGGTCGGACGGCCCCGAAGAAGGACGCTGCGAAGAAGACCACAGCGAAGAAGACCACAGCGAAGAAGACCGCAGCGAAGGGGAGTTCAGCCGGCAGGACGTCGGCAAGGAGCGGTACGGCCAAGAGGACGGCTGCGGGCAGCGAGACGTCGGGGACGCGCGGAAAGAAGCGCGCATCGGCGTGA
- the ligD gene encoding non-homologous end-joining DNA ligase — translation MSPITEVEGRRLPLTNLDKVLYPATGTTKGEVLHYCASTAGALLAHLHGRPVSFLRYPDGPGGQLFFTKNVPPGTPSWVHTAEVPRSRSRDARQVLLQDLASLMWAANLVVEFHTPQWTVDAPARADRLVLDLDPGDPATAVECCTVALWLRERLSADGLTAYAKTSGSKGLHLLAPLEPTPSDEVSAYARKLAVEAEAALPDLALHRMKRALRPGKVFVDHSQNAAAKTTAAPYTVRARAEPTVSTPVTWEEVEGCTASADLVFRIDDIGPRLQRYGDLLGPLLNPNRARPLPGA, via the coding sequence ATGTCGCCGATCACCGAGGTGGAGGGCCGGCGCCTGCCGCTGACCAACCTCGACAAGGTCCTCTATCCGGCCACGGGCACCACGAAGGGCGAGGTCCTGCACTACTGCGCCAGCACCGCAGGGGCACTCCTGGCCCATCTGCACGGCCGCCCCGTCTCCTTCCTGCGATACCCGGACGGCCCCGGCGGCCAGCTGTTCTTCACCAAGAACGTGCCGCCGGGCACCCCCTCCTGGGTGCATACGGCCGAGGTGCCGCGCTCCAGGAGCAGGGACGCGCGCCAGGTGCTGTTGCAGGACCTGGCGAGCCTGATGTGGGCCGCCAATCTGGTGGTCGAGTTCCACACACCGCAGTGGACGGTCGACGCACCGGCCCGCGCCGACCGGCTCGTCCTCGATCTGGACCCCGGGGACCCGGCCACCGCCGTCGAGTGCTGCACGGTGGCGCTGTGGCTGCGTGAGCGGCTTTCGGCGGACGGGCTGACCGCGTACGCGAAGACCTCGGGCTCCAAGGGGCTCCACCTGCTGGCACCGCTGGAGCCGACGCCTTCGGACGAGGTGTCGGCGTACGCCAGGAAGCTCGCGGTCGAGGCCGAGGCCGCTCTGCCCGATCTGGCCCTGCACCGGATGAAACGGGCGCTGCGGCCGGGCAAGGTCTTCGTGGACCACAGCCAGAACGCGGCGGCGAAGACCACGGCCGCGCCCTACACGGTGCGCGCACGGGCCGAACCGACCGTCTCCACGCCGGTGACCTGGGAGGAGGTCGAAGGGTGCACCGCCTCCGCCGACCTGGTCTTCAGAATCGACGACATCGGCCCCCGGCTGCAGCGGTACGGCGATCTGCTGGGCCCGCTGCTCAACCCCAACCGGGCCAGGCCGCTGCCCGGCGCCTGA
- a CDS encoding NERD domain-containing protein produces the protein MPELRVTPGRYQGRTRLYVTLPGGPAAAWYDQESGRVSLVLAEYGAEVLEALAPYLSGEPGSWSVGPPPVPTPAELALLTLHPDDDLAPNRPGEALHTALAGIAVSRFRPAPRRAALNALAAQEALGAELDTLEGAGWRVLHSVPLPGGGHIGHLLIGPAGVLSVRTLASRKRTVRIADPLVAAGRGEPEPQLRWARHEAERASLALATAVRPVLGIVGAVRVEPAARGAGGRGEPGGPGGPGARPDEAWLLREGGQVGVRLLRDGEVGALAGLGGVLKPADIESLYATARDRRTWLRV, from the coding sequence ATGCCGGAACTCAGGGTGACACCGGGGCGGTACCAGGGCCGGACCCGGCTGTACGTCACGCTGCCGGGAGGCCCGGCCGCTGCCTGGTACGACCAGGAATCGGGGCGAGTCAGCCTGGTACTGGCCGAGTACGGAGCCGAGGTGCTGGAAGCCCTGGCGCCGTATCTGAGCGGAGAGCCCGGAAGTTGGTCCGTCGGCCCGCCGCCGGTCCCCACCCCGGCGGAACTCGCGCTGCTCACCCTCCACCCCGACGACGACCTCGCACCCAACCGGCCGGGCGAGGCGCTGCACACCGCCCTGGCGGGGATCGCCGTCTCCCGTTTCCGGCCGGCTCCCCGGCGCGCCGCGCTCAACGCGCTCGCCGCCCAGGAGGCACTGGGGGCCGAGCTGGACACGCTGGAGGGCGCGGGGTGGCGGGTACTGCACTCGGTGCCGCTGCCCGGTGGCGGGCATATCGGCCATTTGCTGATCGGCCCGGCCGGAGTGCTGTCCGTGCGGACCCTGGCCTCCCGGAAGCGGACGGTCCGGATCGCGGATCCGCTGGTCGCGGCCGGGCGCGGAGAGCCGGAACCGCAGCTGCGCTGGGCCCGCCACGAGGCGGAGCGGGCATCGCTCGCCCTGGCCACGGCGGTACGTCCGGTGCTCGGGATCGTCGGCGCGGTACGGGTGGAGCCGGCGGCGCGGGGCGCCGGGGGCCGCGGAGAGCCCGGCGGGCCCGGGGGACCCGGTGCGCGGCCGGATGAGGCGTGGCTGCTGCGGGAGGGCGGGCAGGTGGGCGTACGGCTGCTGAGGGACGGCGAGGTGGGGGCGCTGGCCGGGCTCGGTGGCGTGCTGAAGCCGGCCGACATCGAGTCGCTGTACGCGACGGCCCGCGACCGGAGGACCTGGCTGCGGGTGTGA
- a CDS encoding zinc-ribbon domain-containing protein: protein MIIFGSRGYLYQLAILTLVCGQCGNPAAHTLRKRVTKFTLFFVPLFPLSVKYATQCTFCGVENRATKEQAEQLLAQSAGQPQGPQQGYGRPAPQQQGQNPYQR, encoded by the coding sequence ATGATCATTTTTGGCAGCAGAGGCTATCTCTACCAGCTGGCCATACTGACGCTGGTGTGCGGACAGTGCGGAAACCCAGCCGCGCACACGCTCCGTAAGCGCGTCACCAAGTTCACGCTGTTCTTCGTGCCGCTCTTCCCGCTCTCCGTCAAGTACGCGACGCAGTGCACGTTCTGCGGTGTCGAGAACCGGGCGACCAAGGAGCAGGCCGAGCAGCTGCTGGCCCAGAGCGCAGGTCAGCCGCAGGGCCCGCAGCAGGGGTACGGCCGGCCCGCGCCGCAGCAGCAGGGGCAGAACCCGTACCAGCGGTGA
- a CDS encoding FtsW/RodA/SpoVE family cell cycle protein, translating into MTATTADAPPPELRLPKRRGVELVLLMGAVLISVYGYINVGLAKNDAVPADTLNYGAGLGLLALLAHLAVRFRAPYADPLLLPIAVLLNGIGLVLIYRLDLETPGDSAAPTQLIWSTLAVALFICCVLFLRDHRVLQHYTYLSVAAALALMIIPILFPAVNGAKIWIRVGGFSIQPGEFAKILLAVFFAAYLSANRNALSYTGRRIWRLQLPTMRVLAPVLAIWLISVGVLVLERDLGTSLLFFGLFVIMLYVATGRLSWIAIGMVMAAFGAFVVGSLEPHIRGRVEDWLHPFASIEAGQGANQLAQSLFAFAAGGILGTGLGLGHSILIGFAVKSDFILATAGEELGLAGLSAIFLLYALAVARGYRAGLALRDTFGRLLAIGLSSILAIQVFVIAGGVMGLIPLTGMAMPFLAQGGSSLVTNWVIVALLIRISDSARRPDPEFMETGIIAPIVEGES; encoded by the coding sequence ATGACCGCAACGACGGCGGACGCTCCCCCGCCCGAACTACGTCTGCCGAAGCGTCGGGGCGTCGAGCTGGTGCTGCTGATGGGCGCCGTACTGATCTCCGTCTACGGCTACATCAACGTCGGACTGGCCAAGAACGACGCGGTACCGGCGGACACCCTGAACTACGGTGCGGGTCTTGGCCTGCTGGCGCTCCTCGCCCATCTCGCGGTCCGCTTCCGGGCCCCGTACGCGGACCCGCTGCTACTGCCGATCGCCGTGCTCCTCAACGGCATCGGCCTCGTGCTGATCTACCGTCTCGACCTGGAGACCCCGGGCGACAGCGCGGCCCCCACCCAGCTGATCTGGTCCACGCTCGCCGTGGCGCTCTTCATCTGCTGCGTGCTCTTCCTGCGCGACCACCGGGTCCTGCAGCACTACACCTATCTCTCGGTCGCCGCCGCCCTGGCCCTGATGATCATCCCGATCCTCTTCCCCGCGGTGAACGGCGCGAAGATCTGGATCCGGGTCGGCGGCTTCTCCATCCAGCCCGGCGAGTTCGCCAAGATCCTGCTCGCGGTCTTCTTCGCGGCGTACCTCTCGGCCAACCGCAACGCGCTCTCCTACACCGGCCGCAGGATCTGGCGGCTCCAACTGCCCACCATGCGCGTGCTGGCACCGGTGCTGGCGATCTGGCTGATCAGTGTGGGCGTCCTCGTCCTGGAGCGCGATCTCGGGACCTCACTGCTCTTCTTCGGCCTGTTCGTGATCATGCTGTACGTGGCGACGGGCCGGCTCAGCTGGATCGCGATCGGCATGGTGATGGCGGCGTTCGGCGCGTTCGTCGTGGGCAGTCTCGAACCCCATATCCGCGGCCGCGTCGAGGACTGGCTGCACCCCTTCGCCTCCATCGAAGCGGGCCAGGGTGCCAACCAGCTCGCCCAGTCGCTCTTCGCGTTCGCGGCCGGCGGCATCCTCGGCACCGGCCTCGGGCTCGGCCACTCGATCCTCATCGGCTTCGCGGTGAAGTCCGACTTCATCCTGGCCACGGCGGGCGAGGAGCTGGGTCTCGCCGGGCTCTCGGCGATCTTCCTGCTGTACGCCCTGGCGGTGGCCCGCGGCTACCGGGCCGGGCTCGCGCTCCGCGACACCTTCGGCCGGCTGCTCGCGATCGGCCTCTCCTCGATCCTGGCGATCCAGGTGTTCGTGATCGCGGGCGGGGTGATGGGCCTGATCCCGCTGACCGGTATGGCGATGCCCTTCCTCGCCCAGGGCGGTTCATCGCTGGTCACCAACTGGGTGATCGTGGCGCTGCTCATCCGGATAAGCGACTCCGCGCGCAGACCGGACCCGGAGTTCATGGAGACCGGCATCATCGCGCCGATCGTGGAGGGCGAGTCGTGA
- a CDS encoding peptidoglycan D,D-transpeptidase FtsI family protein, whose amino-acid sequence MIRYIRRAAACCLLLLVALLANAARIQVFQADSLDKNQANRRQTIARYQQPRGSILVGGHSITGSKDTGQQLRYERTYRDGPLYAPVTGYASQTYGTTLIENAEDGILSGTDSMLAPFPLWNELTRAQQPGGSVATTIKASVQEAAYNGLGRRRGAVAALEPSTGKILALVSTPSYDPGDLSSTGSSASSAWSRLTRSPDQPMVNRAIRQTYPPGSTFKIVTAAAALDAGVVTDMNADTDTPDPYTLPNTTTVLPNEASGCGNASLAYAIEVSCNTVMANLGVRVGLGGMVDAAGKFGFNDTGLRIPSGVAKSNFDTDMTKDQLALSSIGQFNTSATPLQMAMVSAAVANGGELMYPHLVDETRAKGGRVVSRTEPKSYRRAMDASTAVQLQQMMVDVVTQGTGSNAAIPGATVGGKTGTAQNGVNNTGTPYAWFISWAKADGASRPAVAVAVVVEDASAHRADITGGGFAAPIARAVMRAALGQ is encoded by the coding sequence GTGATCCGCTACATCCGGCGCGCTGCCGCCTGCTGTCTGCTGCTTCTGGTCGCGCTGCTGGCCAACGCCGCCAGGATCCAGGTGTTCCAGGCGGACTCGCTGGACAAGAACCAGGCCAACCGCCGCCAGACCATTGCCCGTTACCAGCAGCCGCGCGGCAGCATCCTGGTCGGCGGGCACAGCATCACCGGGTCGAAGGACACCGGCCAGCAGCTGCGGTACGAGCGCACGTACCGCGACGGCCCGCTGTACGCGCCGGTCACCGGCTACGCCTCGCAGACCTACGGCACCACCCTGATCGAGAACGCCGAGGACGGCATCCTGTCCGGCACCGACTCGATGCTCGCCCCCTTCCCGCTCTGGAACGAACTGACCCGCGCGCAGCAGCCGGGCGGCAGCGTGGCCACCACCATCAAGGCGTCGGTGCAGGAGGCAGCGTACAACGGGCTCGGCCGCAGGCGCGGCGCGGTCGCCGCGCTCGAGCCCTCGACCGGGAAGATCCTGGCGCTGGTCAGCACCCCTTCGTACGACCCGGGGGACCTGTCGAGCACCGGCTCGTCCGCCAGCAGCGCCTGGTCGCGGCTGACCCGCTCCCCCGACCAGCCGATGGTCAACCGGGCCATCCGGCAAACCTATCCGCCAGGTTCCACCTTCAAGATCGTGACGGCGGCAGCCGCCCTCGACGCGGGTGTGGTCACCGATATGAACGCGGACACCGACACCCCCGATCCGTACACGCTGCCCAACACCACGACCGTCCTGCCGAACGAGGCGAGCGGCTGCGGGAACGCCTCACTCGCGTACGCCATCGAGGTCTCCTGCAACACCGTGATGGCCAACCTCGGAGTCAGGGTCGGGCTGGGCGGGATGGTCGACGCGGCCGGGAAGTTCGGCTTCAACGACACCGGTCTGAGGATCCCCTCCGGGGTGGCCAAGAGCAATTTCGACACCGACATGACCAAGGACCAGCTGGCGCTCTCGTCGATCGGGCAGTTCAACACCTCGGCGACACCGCTGCAGATGGCGATGGTCTCGGCCGCCGTCGCGAACGGCGGGGAGCTAATGTACCCGCATCTGGTCGACGAGACCCGGGCCAAGGGCGGGCGGGTCGTCAGCCGTACGGAACCGAAGTCGTACCGCCGGGCGATGGACGCCTCGACGGCGGTCCAGCTCCAGCAGATGATGGTGGACGTCGTGACCCAGGGCACCGGTTCCAACGCGGCGATCCCGGGCGCGACGGTGGGCGGCAAGACCGGCACCGCACAGAACGGGGTCAACAACACCGGTACCCCGTACGCCTGGTTCATCTCCTGGGCGAAGGCCGACGGCGCGAGCCGGCCGGCGGTCGCGGTGGCCGTCGTCGTCGAGGACGCGTCGGCCCACCGTGCCGACATCACCGGCGGCGGCTTCGCGGCCCCGATCGCACGGGCGGTCATGCGGGCCGCGCTGGGACAATGA
- a CDS encoding amidase — translation MPVNAVVAQALGRIARLDPALSAFTEVWPDAAQGCPPPDHPGGDAPPLAGVPLSGAPFAVKGPSGLRGYAARRLRAAGAVPVGSTAVPGPGTHWQTWGLGAHGPTRNPWRPDRTPGGSSAGSAVSVATGMVPLATGSDGAGSVRIPAAWCGVLGLRTTAGLLPSPDRTGLASAGVLAADASWAEAYLRAVTGRYEPSLPEFPVSAVWSADLGFAAVDDEVERVARRAVDRMAAAGLVRLDATSYDLLDPCDAWLAVRGGQPDLATAVRAENDHRLASLFARTPLLLTPVTPNRPHGHEGPGERYSTSLTWAFNLSGHPAASIPAGFGPDGCPVGLQIVAPRGQDASLLEMARAAETILDRTAWPASPR, via the coding sequence ATGCCGGTGAACGCGGTGGTGGCGCAAGCGCTCGGGCGGATCGCACGGCTGGACCCCGCGCTCAGCGCCTTCACCGAGGTCTGGCCGGATGCGGCGCAGGGCTGCCCGCCCCCGGACCACCCCGGGGGCGACGCTCCGCCGCTCGCCGGAGTGCCCCTCTCCGGGGCCCCGTTCGCGGTGAAGGGCCCGTCCGGCCTCCGCGGGTACGCGGCCCGGCGGCTGCGGGCCGCGGGCGCCGTCCCGGTCGGCTCGACGGCGGTGCCGGGGCCCGGGACGCACTGGCAGACCTGGGGCCTCGGCGCGCACGGCCCCACCCGCAATCCGTGGCGCCCGGACCGTACGCCTGGCGGTTCGTCGGCCGGGTCGGCGGTGTCGGTCGCCACCGGCATGGTCCCGCTGGCCACCGGGAGCGACGGCGCGGGATCGGTGCGGATACCGGCCGCGTGGTGCGGCGTGCTGGGCCTCAGGACGACGGCGGGGCTGCTGCCGTCGCCCGACCGGACCGGGCTGGCGTCGGCCGGCGTGCTGGCGGCCGACGCCTCCTGGGCGGAGGCGTATCTGCGTGCGGTGACGGGCCGGTACGAACCGTCCCTGCCGGAGTTCCCGGTGTCCGCCGTCTGGTCGGCGGACCTGGGCTTCGCCGCGGTCGACGACGAGGTGGAACGGGTGGCCAGGCGAGCGGTGGACCGGATGGCGGCGGCCGGTCTCGTACGCCTCGACGCCACCTCGTACGACCTGCTCGACCCGTGCGATGCCTGGCTGGCGGTGCGCGGCGGACAGCCGGACCTGGCCACGGCTGTCCGTGCGGAGAACGACCACCGGCTGGCGTCCCTCTTCGCCCGCACCCCGTTGCTGCTCACACCAGTGACACCGAACCGGCCGCATGGCCATGAAGGGCCGGGCGAACGGTACTCGACCTCGCTGACCTGGGCTTTCAACCTCAGTGGTCATCCGGCGGCAAGCATTCCGGCGGGCTTCGGCCCGGATGGGTGCCCGGTGGGACTGCAGATCGTGGCCCCGCGCGGGCAGGACGCCTCGCTGCTGGAGATGGCGCGGGCCGCCGAGACGATCTTGGACAGGACCGCTTGGCCCGCTTCGCCCCGCTAA